A single region of the Chthoniobacterales bacterium genome encodes:
- a CDS encoding DUF4340 domain-containing protein, producing the protein MKSRNTILLLLVVAGLAAYVFFFEKSRPSTREQDENEQYLMKFDQSKITGLDITNGDNVIQLRKRGDQWMMVSPVKDRANPASITPILAAASEVSRSGVINKLGKGGKLRDAQKDYGVQKAKVRLKLLGDGAPGEIHFGKDTAFEGKIYARTETDDDISVIKSDLRNLLVKDTGDFRDRHLTHFESSNVSAVKFKTTAGEIDLGQTGDDWNLRTPIKARAANARILDLISSVNNLTIAEFIASEEGNLAKYGLAEPRGSISFQARTSDEQETIEVGSPTEKDPEKIYVRVVGRPSVFVVPKSIGIALGVKPNDLRDNKLTRVSEDLIDRVTIEKPGQPPLVFARDQEHWKFLEGGQPANDTEIKRVIDVLNNTETKAFVDDTAADLKPYGLDQPVLTIRLSSYSSENTAEAAKGETPLATVQFGKTEGDVVYAHLAEEPFIVSVGAGILTNINATPDAFKKPEPLKP; encoded by the coding sequence ATGAAATCCAGGAACACCATTCTACTTTTGTTAGTCGTCGCCGGATTGGCGGCCTATGTTTTCTTCTTTGAAAAAAGCCGGCCATCCACCCGCGAACAGGACGAGAATGAGCAATACTTGATGAAGTTTGACCAGTCTAAAATCACCGGTCTGGACATTACCAATGGCGACAATGTAATCCAACTCCGCAAGAGGGGCGACCAATGGATGATGGTGAGTCCGGTGAAGGATCGCGCGAACCCGGCGAGCATCACACCGATTCTGGCGGCTGCCTCCGAGGTGAGTCGTTCTGGAGTCATCAACAAACTCGGCAAGGGCGGCAAACTGCGCGACGCGCAAAAAGACTACGGAGTGCAAAAAGCCAAGGTTCGGCTGAAGTTGCTGGGAGACGGCGCGCCCGGCGAAATCCACTTTGGAAAAGACACCGCCTTCGAGGGAAAAATCTATGCCCGCACCGAGACGGATGATGACATTTCGGTGATCAAATCCGACCTGCGAAATCTACTGGTCAAGGACACCGGCGATTTCCGTGATCGGCATCTAACTCACTTCGAGAGCAGCAATGTTTCCGCGGTGAAATTCAAGACTACAGCGGGTGAAATCGATCTCGGGCAAACTGGTGACGACTGGAACCTACGGACGCCGATCAAGGCGCGGGCCGCGAATGCGCGCATCCTCGATTTGATCTCCAGTGTTAATAATCTAACCATCGCGGAATTCATCGCCTCGGAGGAGGGAAATCTCGCCAAATACGGACTCGCCGAGCCGCGTGGCTCCATTTCATTCCAAGCCAGAACCAGCGATGAGCAGGAAACAATCGAAGTCGGCTCACCGACGGAAAAGGACCCCGAAAAAATCTACGTGCGCGTGGTCGGACGACCCTCAGTTTTTGTGGTTCCGAAGAGCATCGGCATCGCACTCGGCGTGAAGCCCAACGATCTGCGTGATAACAAGCTAACTCGTGTATCGGAGGATTTGATCGACCGCGTAACCATCGAAAAACCGGGCCAGCCGCCGCTGGTTTTCGCTCGTGATCAGGAGCATTGGAAATTCCTCGAAGGCGGCCAGCCTGCGAATGACACGGAGATCAAACGCGTGATCGACGTCCTCAACAACACCGAGACGAAAGCCTTCGTCGATGACACCGCAGCCGACTTGAAGCCGTATGGCCTCGACCAGCCGGTGCTAACCATCCGACTGAGTAGTTATTCCAGCGAGAACACGGCGGAAGCAGCCAAGGGAGAAACTCCGCTCGCGACCGTGCAATTTGGCAAAACCGAGGGCGATGTCGTTTACGCGCATCTCGCGGAGGAGCCGTTCATCGTTTCGGTTGGCGCGGGCATTCTCACCAATATCAATGCAACTCCCGACGCTTTCAAAAAACCTGAGCCACTCAAGCCATGA
- a CDS encoding Gldg family protein: MADTPSTDSPHETYQIHRVRIGFNVALQIVLGLVIFGFVNYLAFNHFKRWDFTRQHQGSISAQTRKVIGQLHDKLKIVVLVSPATPVAVDIKDLLAEYQINAKAQGKRIDIETVNPYQDLNRAKELQQKYKFGSAEALVILDYQGRNKFLNVADMLEFGPTETAISTPELKAFKGEQIITQGLLGVIEPAQNKIYFVEGMGGLDFIGKPYNKTFMTYLERQNLASASLNLLNVEKIPDDAKAIVITAPKYDPTDRALALLKDYWSKKGRLFIFLDPNQATPNLVAWLGELGVTVQNDRVKKTEDMGNGLLGVYKNTISNFLPNHPITKDLAGVRTSLDGPTQSLRIDQAQAKTKQLRLTPLIKAEEGYWGETNYAVGEDEPLKFDKGIDHESPLVLAVAIEQGAVNDERVKVESARMVCLANADFLNDQHLVSQNLDFSIAAVNWLTSREEFISIPPIEKKNFKLGLTQDQLSKLSLYVLIVIPSAVALLGFAVCWSRRR; this comes from the coding sequence ATGGCCGATACTCCATCCACCGATTCCCCGCACGAGACGTATCAGATTCATCGCGTCCGAATCGGGTTCAATGTCGCTCTTCAGATTGTTCTCGGACTCGTCATTTTCGGGTTTGTTAACTATCTTGCCTTCAACCATTTCAAGCGCTGGGATTTTACCCGCCAGCACCAGGGTTCCATCTCGGCGCAGACCAGGAAAGTCATCGGCCAGCTTCACGACAAACTAAAGATCGTCGTCCTGGTCTCACCTGCCACACCAGTAGCGGTGGATATTAAAGATTTGCTGGCCGAGTACCAGATCAATGCAAAGGCGCAGGGCAAGAGGATCGACATCGAGACAGTCAATCCTTACCAGGATCTCAATCGTGCCAAGGAGCTCCAGCAAAAGTATAAATTTGGATCCGCCGAAGCGCTGGTCATCCTCGACTATCAAGGACGCAACAAGTTCCTTAACGTCGCCGACATGCTGGAGTTTGGACCGACTGAGACTGCCATTTCCACACCAGAATTAAAGGCTTTCAAAGGCGAGCAAATCATTACCCAAGGATTGTTAGGAGTGATTGAGCCCGCGCAGAATAAAATCTACTTCGTCGAGGGAATGGGCGGCCTCGATTTCATTGGCAAGCCATATAACAAAACTTTCATGACCTATCTGGAGCGGCAGAATCTCGCCTCGGCTTCGCTGAATTTATTGAACGTCGAAAAAATCCCGGATGACGCGAAGGCCATCGTCATTACCGCTCCGAAATATGATCCCACAGATCGCGCGCTGGCGTTGCTGAAAGACTACTGGAGCAAGAAAGGCCGGCTATTTATTTTCCTCGATCCGAACCAGGCCACTCCAAACCTCGTCGCATGGCTCGGCGAGTTAGGAGTGACTGTGCAAAATGATCGCGTGAAGAAGACCGAGGACATGGGCAACGGCTTGCTCGGCGTTTACAAAAACACCATCTCCAACTTCCTTCCCAACCACCCAATCACCAAGGATCTCGCTGGTGTTAGAACGAGCCTCGATGGTCCGACGCAATCGTTGCGAATCGATCAAGCCCAAGCCAAAACCAAGCAGCTCCGGCTGACTCCATTGATCAAGGCCGAGGAAGGTTACTGGGGCGAAACGAACTACGCTGTAGGCGAGGATGAGCCGCTCAAATTCGACAAAGGCATCGACCATGAAAGTCCGCTGGTGCTGGCGGTTGCCATCGAGCAGGGCGCGGTCAACGACGAGCGAGTGAAAGTCGAATCTGCCCGCATGGTTTGCCTCGCCAACGCGGACTTTCTAAACGACCAGCACCTGGTTTCACAGAATCTGGATTTCTCCATCGCGGCGGTTAACTGGCTGACGAGTCGCGAGGAATTCATTTCGATTCCGCCGATTGAGAAGAAAAACTTCAAACTCGGCCTCACGCAGGATCAACTCAGCAAACTGAGTCTCTACGTCCTCATCGTCATCCCGAGTGCGGTCGCGCTCCTGGGGTTTGCCGTCTGCTGGTCGCGTCGGCGCTAG
- a CDS encoding ABC transporter permease subunit: MFKFLTLWNRELSSYFQSAIAYVVLFFFLLATGWNFEWVVTLINTAPTDVSIVQGFFNNFFFWFPFVLIFPLITMRTFSEEFKMGTIETLMTSPVTDLQVVLSKFAGAVVFYIILWLPSLLYFVIFQQVAQTNAAASSGAIWGSYGMILLLGIFYISIGCLASVVTNNQIIAAVISGVSVALFFFTGVISLFALDMNQNLRDLLSYFSAIDHMGTFSKGIIDSRPIVFYLSMTTLFLTLTYHIFQRRKWKS, translated from the coding sequence ATGTTCAAGTTTCTCACCCTCTGGAATCGCGAGCTTTCCTCCTACTTCCAATCTGCCATCGCCTACGTGGTCCTCTTTTTCTTCCTGCTCGCCACGGGCTGGAACTTCGAGTGGGTCGTCACGTTGATCAACACCGCGCCGACCGATGTCAGCATCGTGCAGGGCTTCTTTAACAACTTCTTTTTCTGGTTCCCGTTCGTCCTGATTTTCCCGTTGATCACGATGCGGACGTTCTCCGAGGAGTTCAAAATGGGAACCATCGAAACGCTGATGACTTCCCCGGTGACCGACCTGCAAGTCGTGCTCTCGAAGTTTGCCGGAGCCGTCGTTTTCTACATCATTCTCTGGCTCCCGAGCCTGCTCTATTTCGTCATATTTCAACAGGTCGCGCAAACAAACGCCGCCGCATCTTCCGGAGCGATCTGGGGTTCCTATGGAATGATCCTGCTGCTCGGCATATTCTACATTTCCATCGGTTGTCTGGCCTCGGTGGTCACTAACAATCAAATCATTGCCGCCGTCATTTCCGGCGTCTCTGTGGCTCTCTTTTTCTTCACCGGTGTCATTTCGCTTTTCGCGCTCGATATGAATCAGAACCTGCGAGATTTGCTTTCCTATTTCTCGGCCATCGACCACATGGGTACGTTCTCAAAAGGCATTATCGACTCGCGGCCGATCGTTTTTTATCTCTCCATGACGACGCTTTTTCTGACGCTGACCTATCACATTTTCCAAAGACGGAAATGGAAGTCCTAA